Genomic window (Daucus carota subsp. sativus chromosome 5, DH1 v3.0, whole genome shotgun sequence):
GGTTTATTGCACCTAAGGTTGTAAGTTTTGTTAACGTTTATCTAATATGGATAGTTGACTGTGTATACatagtaatttaatttttaagggACATATAGGAGGCTGCTGTTTACATGTAACAAATTTTCTCTTATCTGATCATTCTTTGCAAATCCTAAGACTTCAGTAAAAGCCTCTTTCAACTCAATTAGCTAGTAAAATTGGACCGGTTATAAGATTGTTATACTTCATCTTTGTTTCTTGCAGGTTAACGCATTTAAGGAACGAAGAGCACTGGCATTGTCACTCAATGATACAAAAACAGCAGTAAACAAACTCCATCAGATGTTGAACATCGTTGTCGGAATTATTGTGCTAGTTATCTGGCTTCTAATACTAAAAGTTGCAAGAACCCATTATTTTGTGTTTCTCAGCTCCCAGCTTCTTTTAGTGGTCTTTGTGTTCGGGAACACATGCAAAACAACATTTGAGGCAATCATCTTCTTGTTTGTGATGCATCCATTTGATGTTGGTGATCGTTGTGAAGTGGACGGTGTTCAGGTAATGTTATAGGTAGATAATATTTAAAGCAGTTTAACATTAACACAAGGAAATTTGCAATGTGGCACTTACTAAAGGTCTGACTCGCTTCCTTTTCTGTTTGTTGTTTTGCAATTTAGATGGTTGTCGAAGAGATGAATATATTGACCACAATATTTTTGAGGTATGATAACCAGAAGATCACATATCCGAACAGTGTCTTAGCTACCAAACCCATAAGTAATTACTACCGCAGTCCAGAAATGGGAGATGCTATTGATTTTTGTATCCACGTATCTACTCCAATGGAAAAGATTGCTATGATGAAAGAGAAGATCACAAGGTAGATATCAGTTCTCCTAATTAGTCGCCTCACGCCTCATGTCACTATTTATGGTGTTAAATTTGCAGGTACATCGAGAACAAGAGCGATCACTGGTTCCCAGCTCCGATGATTGTTCTCCGGGACATTGATGACATGAATAGGCTGAAGATGTCGATATGGCTGTCGCACCGAATGAATTTCCAGGACATGGGTGAACGGTTTGTAAGGAGAGCTCTGTTGATTGAAGAAATGATCAAAATCTGCAGAGAGCTTGATATCGAATATCGTATGCTGCCAATTGACGTCAATGTCCGCAACATGCCAGCTCTGGCCTCCTCCAGAGTTCCTTCCAACTGGTTATCTTGTGCTGACTGATGGTATAGTGCATGATAATTTATATAGCGTAAACCAGAGGCTGACAATTTGTTACTGTTAAGTGGTAGTTCAATATTTAGGAACTACTGGTAGTTAAATGTAGAACATGCATTTGAACTAGCTTCCCAGGAGATAATTTCATAGCACTTTCCGTATCGATAACAATATCTAGTTTGACTTATTAACCAATATATAGAGTATATCATTCCTCTTTTGATTTCAACGAACTCAATCTCACCCGTCTTGGTTCTGTGAACTTTGTTTTTATTTGTAGCTGATGTTGCTGACGTAGTTATATTTGGTTTCCCCGGTGGTTGTGACATTCTCAGCTGTCTTGGTTCGTACTCTGCTTTAATCTGTAGCTGCTTTTTAATTTATACGTCTGTGGTGGAATTCAGAAAATGGGATATTGTTTATAGatataaaaaaatctcaaacaTTGATATTTTCAATGTCATATAGGAGTAAGTATTTACTACTAAAAACTCTTATTCTACTTGAACAATCGGTTCGCTTTTTATCGGTCCGTTTTTGAGTTATAACCGGAATCTAGTCATTTAAATCGGATTGGTTTTAATTTTTTCGATTTCAGATCGGTTTTTCTTCAATTTTCCTGATTTTGGTTGGTTTTCgatttcaaataaaaacaaGGGAGATGGAGCTCATAACTGTTCAAGCTTTACTCAATTTtactatattaaatttaattaattaaatatctaaTTGACTAGGTGATGTATAGAGAGATTTTTGAGTTGATATTTGAAATCTGTAAATGGATGGATGATGAAAATGCcatcttagagcaagtccaatgcaagatgcaaaatagttatagctattgttataatttagtaccaaaaagtgttttttgttgctaaaatagaacttcaactccaatgctagatgcatttTGCATCCAAATAATTCCAAAATTAAGTAACTTTAGTCCCTCTCTCCTAAACTTTGTTTAAAGTTCACCACTATATATACCAATTATAGTTAGTTGATGATGTGGTATGGATGCATAaatgcatccttggtttcaaatttagaaccaaagatgcatatatgcatatttgCATCCAAGTATAGAACCACATTGGAGTTGAGATTTTtagcatttgatttcaaattatagaaatGACACCacttataagagcaagtccaatgctagatgctatatatctattgttattgctataatatagcaccaaaaaatgttttttgatgctaaaataaaacttgcactccaatgttaagttctataactagtttcaaatttaaccaactcatcaACTTTTACCCAACTTCTATATAGAACCAACTCATTAATTTTCACCTAACTCATTAACTCATTAACTAGTTTCCAATTTCtagttattgatgatgtggcaacatggatggatccatccttggtttcaaatatagaaccaaggatgcatctaagcatggatgcatccaaatatagcacccctttggagttgaatttttttaattttgatgctataatataggaatagaaccaagtatagcattgcattggagttgttctaacattgcattggacttgctcttgtaATGAACACGAAAGTAGCCACGAGCCCACGATATTCACGTCGGAAAAATCGGACTGAACTATGAGGAACCATGATAAAATTACCCAATTATCCAAAACTTttgaatcatataaaaacacGACAGCTAGCAAAACTTATCCGCCATTTCACCAGCCACCCAAAACCACATTGCAATTTTCATTTCTCACAAACAAAACACCCGCTTCTTCAGTCTATGCTGTCCGCTATAAAATCATGTTATTCCATACATAATTGCCGTAAAATCCATGGTCGAGTAATCAAGACTTTAAGTTACAGAGATGGTTTCATTGGTGATTGTTTAGTGTCCTTATATTTTAACTTGGGTTGTTTTGATGATGCACATAAGTTGTTTGAGGAAATACCCGACAGAGATTTGGTTTCTTGGAATTCATGGATTTCACAGCTTTCGAGAAGTGGAGGCTTTGGTAAGAGCTTGGAGATGTTTAATAGGATGAGATTAGAGATGGGTATGGAGCCAAATGAGGTGACACTTTTGTCTTTAGTCTCGGCTTGTACTGACACAGGGGGTTTTGATGAAGGTGCTTTTGTTCATGGGTTGGCATTTAAAATGGGTTTGTTGTCTGAAGTTAAGGTGGTTCattcttttattaatatgtATGGGATGTTTGGTTATGTGGGTTTGGCATGTCGTTTGTTTGAGACGATGGTGGTGCAAAATTTGGTGTCGTGGAATTCGATGATCAAGATTTATGCGAAGAATGGGTTTGGTGAGGAAGGTTTTAAGTTTGTTAAGGCTATGAGGAGGGCAGGGATTGATCCTGATCAGGCTACTGTAGTGACTTTGTTACAGGGTTGTAAGGATGTATGTGTCGGAAATCTGGTTGAAGCTTTGCATGGGTATATTATTACAGCTGGTTTGGTTGAAGATGTGACGATCATGACAACATTAATGAGTGTCTACACGAAGTCAGGAAGACTGGATGCTTCCCAGGAGGTTTTTAGAGCAATGAAAGAACCTGATACGATAGCTTGGACTGCAGTTCTAGCTGGCTATGCTCTTCATGGTTATGGAAGAGAAGCAATTGAGCTATTTGATTTTATGGTTAGTAAAGGTGAGAAGCCTGATCATGTTACTTTCACTCATTTATTAAGTGCGTGTAGTCATTCAGGGCTTGTTGAGGAGGGGAAGAGCTACTTTGAGATTATGTCTCGTGTTTATTCTCTGGAACCTAGATTGGATCACTATTCTTGCATGGTTGATTTGTTGGGACGTTCAGGACATTTAAGAGAAGCGCATTTGTTGATAAGAAGCATGCCTATGGAGCCGACGGCTGGTGTTTGGGGATCTCTTCTTAATGCTTGTAAGATTTATAGTAACATAGAACTCGGAAAGGAAGTTGCAGAAAGACTATTTGTTTTAAATCCAACAGACTCTAGGAACTACATCATGCTATCGAGTATGTACTCCGAGGCTGGTCAGTGGCCTGAAGGGCAACAAACAAGGATTCTGATGAAGGAAAAGCGTGTTGTAGAATCTGCAGGTTGCAGTTCTATTTAGCCCGGTCATGGCTCAGGCAGATTATAGGTGTCCTGAAATTGTGGAAATGGGACAGCATTGGTGTTGAGCTTGTTAGTTTCTCTCTATTTTACAATGTACAATTGATTTGAGATGTTTTCAAGCATCATTTGATATTTTGTAATCGTTTAATGTtgtaatcaatatattttacacAGTGATGATATTAAATGTAACTTTAATAGGAATATGATgttctataatttaatttaaaaaataaaaagtttgtTGAAATTACTGTATTATTGCATAgccatttttttacattttcaaAGATAAATATACTTTTCCTTGCATCATAACTATCATCGTCTAGTTCTAGTTTGATCTGAACCGCCACAGTCTATACTTGCTAGTCCTCTTCCTGGTTGTTTCTGCAAAATTCCTAAGCATCAACCCTTCGTTTGGCCCCGTGAACGGACACTGGTCACTTTGATACTTTATGTGCAAAGTTGTTGGGATCCATATGGGCTGCATGCACTTAATTAGGCAAAAACTCTCAGGGACATGTTTGTTTCATGAGATTAAGCAAGTgataagattataattttttaaaattttcaatcccATATTTGTTTGAAAGAATCATATTAAGATTAATTCAGGGATTATAGTATTTTAAAATAGTTATGCCACATTTATTTTGTTGGATAAGAGATATGCTTATAATCCTATCTAATACTTGGTTTGAGGAGGCAATTTAACCCCCTCAAACaagtaattttttaaaagattatGCAGTTCACTTATTCTATTTGCAAACAAGCATGGGATTAAAATCTTATATGTTATCCCTCAAAACAaacatgatattaaaatttaaaagattataaTCTAATCCTACATTTAATCCTTGTAAACAAACATAAGAGtggatattttaaagaattgTAATTCTAGGAACTGATAATGAAAGATTATATTAATGTAAAAGGGTTGTAATTCGAGGACTATAATCCCGTCAAACAAACATAACCTTAGTCTCTTGTATATTTGCTTATCTTGATTCTTGCCAATGAAATGAGCATTTTATGAAGTTTGACACCACAGTTAGAGTTCAAACGTCTTTTATTCCATTTTCCGTCCCAAAACATATATCACATTTCAATGACAGCCATGAGTCCTGGCACACTGGTCTTGGCTATCACAGGCTACAGTATGCACAACATTAGTTAGCATGACGATAACCTCTTTGCCTGTATGATCAAATGTTAAATGTGAAGTATCTGCTTTATAATAGTAAGGATGAACAAGTATCACATAGACACATACCATCATTCCCATGGATTGGATTGCTTACCAGTAACTGTGTCGAATTCGTGTGCAACGAAGGACTAAGCAGTACTTGGCTATGGTACTAATTAATCTGATTTACAGCAAACTTTATTCTATTATTTACTAAATACTTCAAACTTTTTGTTCAAGTGCCATCAGAACAAGCTGACTACTACTCCATATATCTTACATATGGTACCggtaaattcaaattattttgacgCTATGGCGAAAGTTAAACCTAAAAATTGTTTGCAAGTCATAGTTGCTATCAAAACCACCTCTCTTCAAATGTGTGCTAGTTAGCTACAATCAAGACCCCCTCTCTTTGATTTCACAAAACTCTACACATTAGAATAAAAAGATGTAGCACTGCCAAACGGTCACCTAATCAACATATTCCGAAAGAGTCAATCTTTTAGAGGATCTCTAATAGAAGTTGCCAAGAGGTTGCCAAATCCTATATGATATGGCAACCTTGATTATCAACCTACTGAAGTTGTATGGATGCCAAGAGATTGCCAAAATTTGACAACTTCCCAAAATAGTTAAAATACATGTATAAGGACAAAAAGTGTATATTACTAATACTTCTTTTAATTCATgagttatttataatttaattctagGGATCACATAGGCAGCTTTCAAAGGTTGC
Coding sequences:
- the LOC108221252 gene encoding pentatricopeptide repeat-containing protein At5g40410, mitochondrial codes for the protein MLSAIKSCYSIHNCRKIHGRVIKTLSYRDGFIGDCLVSLYFNLGCFDDAHKLFEEIPDRDLVSWNSWISQLSRSGGFGKSLEMFNRMRLEMGMEPNEVTLLSLVSACTDTGGFDEGAFVHGLAFKMGLLSEVKVVHSFINMYGMFGYVGLACRLFETMVVQNLVSWNSMIKIYAKNGFGEEGFKFVKAMRRAGIDPDQATVVTLLQGCKDVCVGNLVEALHGYIITAGLVEDVTIMTTLMSVYTKSGRLDASQEVFRAMKEPDTIAWTAVLAGYALHGYGREAIELFDFMVSKGEKPDHVTFTHLLSACSHSGLVEEGKSYFEIMSRVYSLEPRLDHYSCMVDLLGRSGHLREAHLLIRSMPMEPTAGVWGSLLNACKIYSNIELGKEVAERLFVLNPTDSRNYIMLSSMYSEAGQWPEGQQTRILMKEKRVVESAGCSSI